In one Sphingomonas sp. S1-29 genomic region, the following are encoded:
- a CDS encoding TonB-dependent receptor gives MSRRVATMSAMLLTTAAWPAFAQTTQTTPPAPTASSSSSANEAPSIAAQDGAGQTQPTAIDSTDQQGADPSATGNADIVVTGYRASLESQTNAKRNSIGFTDTIFAEDIGKFPDTNIAESVNRIPGVTISREVTGEGSNVAIRGLGTNFTRVLLNGAPIAIASVRFDAQSTNREVDLDLIPTELFTQLTVSKSPVASQLEGGAAGTVNLRSARPFDNPKPYFSYGLQGSQVSTTDKWGYRGYALASATFGDFGILVGGAAVKNRFQVDGYETIGFTNPNLTATQNTSSTRNNTGGGNFTIPGTVPMNAGNGLTPGTTIDQAFLLANNPGATIQQIDNGLLPRLGRPRTEIGERTRYNGLVSLEWRPSDALHFYVDGMYAQRETDMTRTSMNWVVRNGAVIPLNTTYDNSDCSVGCTVTGGTYANSQFFLEYRPYKDTQDYWGVNPGIDFIINDYIKGDLQANYTRSNFRRESPTVLVITPPSSGLTVNYTNNGGIPDIQSNIDLNNPNSFGWNGGGRVNLNGEERETETKGIRGSLLFGDEQRFSVRVGAAYDDISRRITPFDNTNPWQAAICGNNPSVVLPGPNRQPPCDGANQPGTTAPAGYPTYPGYGTGATVGGAPLNYGGSLIPTAGVPSYLLPGSNGFITVDWDKFKQDTGYDELLAGATETGAGSSGANGGLIREKVTGTFIEMNGIFDVGTENTLRLNGGLRYVRTEQLVGGRTTLPNPLNVRGGVTCPGVSPTFALDGSCYPTIVNFAQTDRLYSNFLPSASVAFNFGRQAVARGSISRTMTRPDPNQLLPGASFVQPSADVGTLGNNALNPYISDNIDLGFEYYTGGEGVIAFAAFRKSITGFTVNGINTVPFSTLAPFGITFASLTQAQQQALLDRARPSGIAPEQVPIQLQQQVNADGKLKVNGLEFQLTQPLDFLTQYIGVRGFGFQGNLTLIDQRGEGQVPAVALGVAPTTYTATGYYEGNGLSARLTYTYNEGSVNSGLNQNGLPAAAIIGRDYGQLDFSGNVDLGKILGNDYLPTLVVNVINITKQAQSSYFQYENATFNEYNPGRTVLVGVRGRF, from the coding sequence ATGTCGCGTCGCGTCGCGACGATGTCGGCGATGCTGCTGACGACCGCCGCCTGGCCGGCCTTTGCGCAGACCACCCAAACCACGCCGCCCGCTCCGACCGCATCGTCGAGCAGCAGCGCCAACGAAGCGCCCAGCATCGCTGCGCAGGACGGCGCGGGCCAGACTCAGCCGACCGCGATCGATTCGACCGACCAGCAAGGCGCCGATCCTTCGGCAACGGGCAACGCCGATATCGTCGTGACCGGCTATCGGGCTTCGCTCGAAAGCCAGACCAACGCCAAGCGCAACTCGATCGGCTTCACCGACACGATCTTCGCCGAGGATATCGGCAAGTTCCCCGACACCAACATCGCCGAATCGGTCAACCGTATCCCCGGCGTGACGATCAGCCGCGAAGTGACCGGTGAAGGCTCGAACGTCGCGATCCGCGGGCTCGGCACCAACTTCACCCGCGTGCTGCTCAACGGCGCGCCGATCGCGATCGCATCGGTCCGCTTCGACGCGCAGAGCACCAACCGCGAAGTCGATCTCGACCTGATCCCGACCGAGCTGTTCACCCAGCTGACCGTCAGCAAGTCGCCGGTTGCCAGCCAGCTCGAAGGCGGCGCCGCGGGCACAGTGAACCTGCGTTCGGCCCGCCCGTTCGACAACCCCAAGCCCTATTTCAGCTATGGCCTGCAGGGTTCGCAGGTCAGCACCACCGACAAATGGGGCTATCGCGGCTATGCGCTGGCCAGCGCCACCTTTGGCGATTTCGGCATCCTGGTCGGCGGCGCGGCGGTGAAGAACCGCTTCCAGGTCGATGGCTATGAAACGATCGGCTTCACCAACCCCAACCTGACCGCCACCCAGAATACCAGCTCGACGCGCAACAACACCGGCGGCGGCAACTTCACCATCCCCGGCACCGTGCCGATGAACGCGGGCAACGGCCTGACCCCCGGCACGACGATCGATCAGGCGTTCCTGCTTGCCAACAACCCCGGCGCGACGATCCAGCAGATCGACAACGGCCTCCTGCCGCGCCTGGGCCGCCCGCGCACCGAGATCGGCGAACGCACGCGCTACAACGGCCTGGTGTCGCTCGAATGGCGCCCCAGCGACGCGCTGCATTTCTATGTCGACGGCATGTATGCGCAGCGAGAAACCGACATGACCCGGACGTCGATGAACTGGGTGGTTCGCAACGGCGCGGTCATTCCGCTCAACACCACCTACGACAACAGCGATTGCAGCGTCGGCTGCACCGTGACCGGCGGTACCTACGCGAATTCGCAATTCTTCCTGGAATATCGTCCGTACAAGGACACGCAGGACTATTGGGGCGTCAACCCCGGCATCGATTTCATCATCAACGATTACATCAAGGGTGATCTGCAGGCCAATTACACGCGGAGCAACTTCCGCCGCGAGAGCCCGACGGTGCTGGTCATCACCCCGCCGAGCAGCGGCCTGACGGTGAACTACACCAACAATGGCGGCATCCCCGATATCCAGAGCAATATCGACCTCAACAACCCGAACAGCTTCGGCTGGAACGGTGGTGGTCGCGTCAATCTGAACGGCGAAGAGCGCGAGACCGAGACCAAGGGTATCCGTGGCAGCCTGTTGTTCGGCGACGAGCAGCGCTTCAGCGTCCGCGTCGGCGCGGCCTATGACGATATCAGCCGCCGGATCACGCCGTTCGACAACACCAATCCCTGGCAGGCGGCGATCTGCGGCAACAACCCCAGCGTCGTGCTGCCGGGGCCAAACCGTCAGCCGCCGTGCGACGGCGCCAATCAGCCCGGCACCACCGCGCCGGCAGGCTATCCGACCTATCCAGGCTATGGCACCGGCGCCACCGTCGGCGGCGCGCCGCTCAATTACGGCGGGTCGCTCATCCCCACCGCGGGGGTCCCCAGCTATCTGCTGCCGGGCAGCAACGGTTTCATCACCGTCGATTGGGACAAGTTCAAGCAGGATACCGGCTATGACGAGTTGCTGGCCGGCGCGACCGAGACCGGCGCTGGCAGCAGCGGCGCGAATGGCGGCCTGATCCGCGAAAAGGTGACGGGCACCTTCATCGAGATGAACGGCATCTTCGATGTCGGCACCGAGAATACGCTCCGGCTGAACGGTGGCCTGCGCTATGTTCGCACCGAACAGCTGGTCGGCGGTCGCACGACCTTGCCGAACCCGCTCAACGTGCGTGGCGGCGTTACCTGCCCCGGGGTGAGCCCGACCTTCGCGCTCGACGGTTCGTGCTATCCGACGATCGTTAACTTCGCGCAGACCGACCGGTTGTATTCGAACTTCCTGCCGTCGGCGAGCGTGGCGTTCAACTTCGGCCGCCAGGCAGTCGCTCGCGGCTCGATCTCGCGGACGATGACGCGGCCCGATCCCAACCAGCTGCTGCCCGGTGCTTCGTTCGTCCAGCCTTCGGCCGACGTCGGCACGCTCGGCAACAACGCGCTCAACCCCTACATCTCGGACAATATCGACCTTGGGTTCGAATATTATACCGGCGGTGAAGGCGTCATCGCGTTCGCAGCCTTCCGCAAGTCGATCACCGGCTTCACCGTCAACGGCATCAACACCGTGCCGTTCTCGACGTTGGCGCCGTTCGGCATCACGTTCGCTTCGCTGACGCAGGCCCAGCAGCAAGCGTTGCTCGATCGCGCACGCCCATCGGGCATCGCACCCGAGCAGGTGCCGATCCAGCTCCAGCAGCAGGTCAACGCCGACGGCAAGCTCAAGGTCAACGGGCTCGAGTTCCAGCTCACCCAGCCGCTCGACTTCCTGACGCAATATATCGGCGTCCGCGGCTTCGGCTTCCAGGGCAACCTGACGCTGATCGACCAGCGCGGCGAAGGCCAGGTGCCCGCAGTGGCGCTCGGCGTCGCCCCGACCACCTATACGGCGACCGGCTATTACGAAGGCAACGGCCTCTCGGCGCGGCTGACCTACACCTATAACGAAGGGTCGGTGAACTCGGGTCTGAACCAGAACGGCCTCCCTGCCGCCGCGATCATCGGTCGCGACTATGGGCAGCTCGATTTCTCGGGCAATGTCGATCTCGGCAAGATTCTGGGCAACGACTATCTGCCGACGCTGGTCGTCAACGTGATCAACATCACGAAGCAGGCGCAGAGCTCGTACTTCCAGTACGAGAACGCGACGTTCAACGAATACAACCCGGGCCGCACCGTGCTCGTGGGGGTTCGCGGCCGCTTCTAA
- a CDS encoding SGNH/GDSL hydrolase family protein, translating to MIRGWLIALCLVFAVPQAQAGDRDWVSSWATAVMPMEGDNALPPGEAGPLTIRQTMRLSVGGTRIRLRVSNRHGRQPLRVDGVRVALASAAGAASGTPGTERVATFAGERSFTVPAGADYWSDPVALAVKPLAHVAVAIDLAERPELATGHPGARTTTHIGKADAAVKVVRWYHLSGIDVDSPGASAIALLGDSITDGYGVVPDSDGRWTDYLAQRLAADPATRDLAIANFGIGGNRLLLDGLGPNAMARLDRDVLLLPGVEQLVVMIGVNDLGTLTREQPVSEAEHRQLVARMIAGYRQIATRARAAGVRVIGATIMPYGGSEYYHPDRLNEADRQALNAFIRTPGNFDAVIDMDAAMRDPAKPTHLRKALDSGDGLHPSNAGYRAMAAAVPLAVFEDAAR from the coding sequence ATGATCCGCGGCTGGCTGATCGCGCTGTGCCTGGTCTTCGCGGTGCCGCAGGCGCAGGCGGGCGACCGCGATTGGGTATCGAGCTGGGCGACCGCGGTGATGCCGATGGAGGGCGACAATGCGCTGCCGCCGGGCGAGGCGGGGCCGCTGACGATCCGCCAGACGATGCGGCTGTCGGTCGGCGGCACGCGGATCAGGCTGCGGGTGTCGAACCGGCATGGCCGCCAGCCGCTGCGCGTCGACGGCGTCCGCGTCGCGCTGGCCAGCGCGGCGGGGGCGGCGAGCGGTACCCCCGGCACCGAGCGGGTCGCGACCTTCGCAGGCGAGCGCAGCTTCACCGTGCCCGCGGGGGCCGACTATTGGTCCGACCCGGTCGCGCTGGCGGTCAAGCCGCTGGCGCATGTCGCGGTTGCGATCGACCTCGCCGAACGCCCCGAGCTGGCGACCGGGCATCCGGGCGCGCGCACGACGACGCATATCGGCAAGGCTGATGCTGCGGTGAAGGTGGTACGCTGGTATCATCTGTCGGGGATCGACGTCGATTCTCCCGGCGCCTCGGCGATCGCGCTGCTCGGCGATTCGATTACCGACGGCTATGGCGTCGTGCCAGACAGCGACGGGCGCTGGACCGACTATCTGGCGCAGCGGCTCGCGGCCGATCCGGCGACGCGCGACCTGGCAATTGCCAATTTCGGGATCGGCGGCAATCGGCTGCTGCTTGATGGGCTTGGCCCCAATGCGATGGCGCGGCTCGACCGCGACGTGCTGCTGCTGCCGGGGGTGGAGCAATTGGTGGTGATGATCGGGGTCAACGACCTCGGCACGCTGACGCGCGAACAGCCGGTGTCGGAGGCCGAGCACCGCCAGTTGGTCGCGCGGATGATCGCCGGCTATCGCCAGATCGCGACGCGCGCGCGGGCGGCGGGGGTGCGGGTGATCGGCGCGACGATCATGCCCTATGGCGGCTCGGAATATTACCACCCCGACCGGCTGAACGAAGCCGATCGCCAGGCGCTCAACGCCTTCATCCGTACGCCTGGCAATTTCGACGCGGTGATCGATATGGACGCCGCGATGCGCGACCCCGCCAAGCCGACGCATCTGCGCAAGGCTTTGGATTCGGGCGACGGGCTCCATCCGTCGAACGCCGGCTATCGCGCGATGGCGGCGGCGGTGCCGCTGGCGGTGTTCGAAGACGCCGCACGTTGA
- a CDS encoding endo-1,4-beta-xylanase, with protein MKTNVPIDRRSLLGGGLAAAGTALLPAAAFAQAEGEGLHAIAKTRNLRFGSAFAWSRPGADAGSFANPAFAALLQRDCGVLVPENELKWQRTRPSAAAFDFDRLDPMIAYAKAAGMPVRGHTLLWHYSRWFPKWLNDYDFGSKPAAEAQRLLSAHIDTVAARYGTAIYSYDVVNEAVDPDTGGMRETSLSKAMGGPEQVLDHAFRTARAAAPHAELVYNDYMSWEAGNEKHRSGVLRMLEGLRKRGTPVDTLGVQSHISISKPTSSIAALVGQLTPAWRAFLNEVTGMGYRLSITEFDVRDRGLPADIATRDRAVADFAGAYLDLMLSYPQLTDVLAWGMSDKYSWLRSFEPRPDKEITRGLPYDVAFEPKPLRAAIARSLAGAPMRPAAPERAA; from the coding sequence ATGAAAACCAACGTACCGATCGACCGTCGTAGCTTGCTCGGGGGCGGCCTCGCCGCCGCGGGTACCGCCTTGCTGCCTGCCGCCGCGTTCGCGCAGGCCGAGGGCGAGGGGCTGCACGCGATCGCCAAGACGCGGAATCTTCGCTTCGGCTCGGCCTTTGCGTGGAGCCGGCCAGGGGCCGACGCCGGATCGTTCGCCAACCCCGCTTTCGCCGCGCTGCTGCAGCGCGATTGCGGCGTGCTGGTGCCCGAGAACGAGCTGAAGTGGCAACGCACGCGCCCCTCGGCCGCCGCGTTCGACTTCGATCGGCTCGATCCGATGATTGCCTATGCCAAGGCGGCGGGGATGCCGGTGCGCGGGCATACGCTGTTGTGGCATTACAGCCGCTGGTTCCCGAAATGGCTCAACGACTATGACTTCGGCAGCAAGCCCGCGGCCGAGGCGCAGCGGCTGTTGTCCGCGCACATCGATACCGTCGCCGCGCGCTACGGCACCGCGATCTACAGCTATGACGTGGTCAACGAAGCGGTCGATCCCGATACCGGCGGTATGCGCGAGACATCGCTGTCGAAGGCGATGGGCGGGCCCGAGCAGGTGCTCGACCACGCCTTCCGCACCGCGCGCGCCGCGGCGCCGCACGCCGAGCTGGTGTATAACGACTATATGAGCTGGGAAGCGGGCAACGAGAAGCATCGCAGCGGCGTGCTGCGGATGCTCGAAGGGCTGCGCAAGCGCGGCACCCCGGTCGATACGCTGGGGGTCCAGTCGCATATCAGCATTTCCAAGCCGACGTCGTCGATCGCGGCGCTGGTGGGGCAGCTGACCCCGGCGTGGCGCGCGTTCCTGAACGAGGTCACCGGCATGGGCTATCGCCTGAGCATCACCGAGTTCGACGTGCGCGACCGCGGGCTTCCCGCCGACATCGCGACGCGCGACCGCGCGGTCGCCGATTTTGCGGGCGCCTATCTCGACCTGATGCTGTCCTATCCGCAGCTCACCGACGTCCTCGCCTGGGGGATGAGCGACAAATATAGCTGGCTGCGCAGCTTCGAGCCGCGCCCCGACAAGGAGATCACGCGCGGCCTGCCCTATGACGTGGCGTTCGAGCCCAAGCCGCTGCGCGCGGCGATCGCACGATCGCTCGCGGGCGCGCCGATGCGCCCCGCTGCGCCGGAGCGCGCGGCATGA
- a CDS encoding glycosyl hydrolase 115 family protein, translating into MRTACLIATAIVSLAATPAFACTEAVSMCDRNTTGALSLIERGVAARVVVEGVTDAGVRDAAEDLTRDLAAVAGRADVAPDRAVLIGVVGASPLVDRLIAEGKLDVSTLAGRWEGYVQQVVDAPMPGVARALVIAGSDRRGAIFGTYDLSRRAGVSPWNWWADVPVATKASLFVTPGRRIDAPAVRYRGIFLNDEEPALGEWARTSFGGINAKFYERVFELTLRLKGNYLWPAMWGKSLWQDDPKSAALAQRMGIVLGTSHHEPMQRAHVEWARGKGGAWDYNTNPAELQRFWADGIKRNAGRETVITVGMRGDGDEPMTTGTATKLLETIVADQRKILADVTGKPAEQTPQVWALYKEVQDYYDQGMRVPDDVTLLFADDNWGNIRRLPKPGVTRPGGYGVYYHFDYVGGPRNYKWLNTNQISRTWEQMSLAAAHGVDRMWIVNVGDLKPMELPTSFFLDMAWDPAAMTVEKMAGYHQAWATEQFGAAPAPAIASILDRTTRYLARQKPELWSPDSWSLADGTADRVLAEWAALDRDVAAVRPSVAPGASDAFYQLVEHPVQAAGNLARLYVTVARNRAAAAANDPRANALADEAERLFAQDRVIRDRYESLGGGKWKHMMAQTHIGYTSWQQPDQDIMPVVQRVAAGSPIKPAPRPATTARPIEIDATAHTAVRAGKDATRWLTVPGLGITGAAVTPWPQTAPIQAPGQGPMLEYTVTLPRAGDVRIDVLAAPSLDVVGTGRRYAIAIDDAAPQVIDLWKGTGEREWEQAVANAARTTSSTHRVGSAGKHRIRIWMIDPGVVIQQLRVAS; encoded by the coding sequence ATGCGCACCGCCTGCCTGATCGCCACCGCGATCGTTTCGCTTGCCGCCACCCCCGCTTTTGCCTGCACCGAGGCGGTGAGCATGTGCGATCGCAATACCACCGGCGCGCTGTCGCTGATCGAGCGCGGGGTCGCCGCGCGGGTGGTGGTCGAGGGTGTCACCGATGCCGGAGTGCGCGACGCAGCCGAAGACCTGACGCGCGATCTGGCGGCGGTCGCGGGGCGGGCCGACGTCGCGCCCGATCGCGCGGTGCTGATCGGGGTGGTGGGGGCCAGCCCCCTGGTCGACCGGCTGATTGCCGAAGGTAAGCTCGACGTCTCGACGCTCGCCGGGCGCTGGGAGGGTTATGTCCAGCAGGTGGTCGACGCGCCGATGCCCGGAGTTGCGCGCGCGCTGGTGATCGCGGGGAGCGATCGGCGTGGGGCAATCTTCGGCACTTACGACCTTTCGCGCCGCGCCGGGGTGTCGCCGTGGAACTGGTGGGCCGATGTGCCGGTCGCGACCAAGGCGAGCCTGTTCGTCACGCCGGGCCGGCGGATCGACGCGCCGGCGGTGCGCTATCGCGGTATCTTCCTCAATGATGAGGAGCCGGCGCTCGGCGAATGGGCGCGGACCAGCTTCGGCGGGATCAACGCCAAATTCTATGAGCGGGTGTTCGAGCTGACGCTGCGGCTGAAGGGCAATTATCTATGGCCGGCCATGTGGGGCAAGTCGCTTTGGCAGGACGATCCCAAGAGCGCGGCGCTGGCGCAGCGTATGGGAATCGTGCTTGGCACCTCGCACCACGAACCGATGCAGCGCGCGCATGTCGAATGGGCGCGCGGCAAGGGCGGCGCATGGGATTACAACACCAACCCCGCCGAATTGCAGCGTTTCTGGGCCGATGGGATCAAGCGCAATGCGGGGCGCGAGACGGTGATTACCGTGGGCATGCGCGGCGATGGCGACGAGCCGATGACCACCGGCACCGCGACCAAATTGCTCGAGACGATCGTCGCCGACCAGCGCAAGATTCTCGCCGACGTCACCGGCAAGCCCGCCGAGCAGACGCCGCAGGTCTGGGCGCTCTACAAGGAAGTGCAGGATTATTACGACCAGGGGATGCGCGTTCCCGACGACGTGACCCTGCTGTTCGCCGATGATAATTGGGGCAATATCCGCCGCCTGCCCAAGCCCGGCGTCACCCGGCCCGGCGGTTATGGCGTCTATTATCACTTCGATTATGTCGGCGGGCCGCGCAACTATAAGTGGCTCAACACCAACCAGATTTCGCGGACCTGGGAGCAGATGTCGCTGGCCGCCGCGCATGGCGTCGATCGGATGTGGATCGTCAACGTCGGCGACCTCAAGCCGATGGAATTGCCGACCAGCTTCTTCCTCGACATGGCGTGGGACCCCGCGGCGATGACGGTCGAGAAGATGGCCGGGTATCACCAGGCCTGGGCGACCGAGCAGTTCGGCGCCGCGCCGGCGCCGGCGATCGCGTCGATCCTCGATCGCACCACGCGCTATCTGGCGCGGCAAAAGCCCGAGCTCTGGTCGCCCGATAGCTGGAGCCTGGCGGACGGTACCGCCGATCGCGTGCTCGCCGAATGGGCGGCGCTCGATCGCGATGTCGCGGCGGTGCGGCCGAGCGTCGCGCCGGGGGCGAGCGATGCCTTCTACCAACTGGTCGAACATCCCGTGCAGGCGGCGGGCAATCTCGCGCGGCTATACGTTACCGTCGCGCGCAACCGCGCCGCCGCCGCAGCGAACGATCCCCGCGCCAACGCGCTGGCCGACGAGGCCGAGCGGTTGTTCGCGCAGGACCGCGTGATCCGCGATCGCTATGAATCGCTGGGCGGCGGCAAGTGGAAGCACATGATGGCGCAGACGCATATCGGCTATACGAGCTGGCAGCAGCCCGATCAGGATATCATGCCGGTGGTACAACGCGTGGCCGCCGGCAGCCCGATCAAGCCCGCGCCGCGTCCCGCCACGACCGCGCGACCGATTGAGATCGATGCCACCGCGCACACCGCGGTTCGCGCGGGCAAGGATGCGACCCGCTGGCTGACCGTACCCGGCCTCGGCATCACCGGCGCCGCGGTAACGCCCTGGCCGCAGACCGCACCGATCCAGGCGCCGGGGCAGGGGCCGATGCTCGAATACACGGTGACGCTGCCGCGTGCGGGCGATGTCCGCATCGATGTGCTCGCCGCCCCTTCGCTCGACGTCGTGGGCACCGGACGCCGCTATGCGATCGCGATCGACGACGC
- the galB gene encoding beta-galactosidase GalB — translation MRFDRTMGAGERLSIAFGLAVLWALLATAAIAQTAVGRERIRIDDNWRFTRGDPAGMTTDLRYDVRPVVERSADGRVADAEPEDAVAVRAGDSRVLKPWILPTANAFIADPAKWHVRPAGDPGSDVAYVQSGFDDSAWTKVTLPHDWAIAGPFIKDGPYGGMGRLKSWGIGWYRKTLDIPARDAGRSIFLDVDGAMSYATVWLNGRLVGGWPYGYNGWRLDLTPHVVPGGRNQLAIRLDNPPESARWYPGGGLYRDVWLVKAAPVHVGHWGSIVRTPKVDKAAAEVTLALTIDNDSDAAATVEVASDLYVLGADGRHTGRPVARIAAARQQVAAKGSARFDGATVIANPRLWGPPPTQQPNRYVAVSSVRVGGRVVDSYETPFGVRDIEFAGPRGVIVNGQPVRLNGVNNHHDLGALGAAFNVRAAERQLEILREMGVNAIRMSHNPPAPELLDLTDRMGFLVIDEVFDSWERKKTPLDFHLIFPDWHEADLRSMLRRDRNHPSIMLWSVGNEVGEQYTGEEGAAIARKLVGIVREEDTRPATSAMNYAKPDMPMPAEMDVININYQGSGIRTLPGQYPAFRAKFPDKVIFESESASALSSRGEYLFPVSGSVSGPVRPGSGGDPVTHHVSAYELHASDFGSSADREFSAIDQNPDVAGEFVWTGFDYLGEPTPYYTSRSSYSGIVDLAGFRKDRFYLYQARWRPDLKFAHILPHWTWPGREGEVTPVHVFSSADEAELFVNGESQGRIKRAPFAYRFRWDFVTYQPGVLQVVTWKEGKPWADASVETVGEASALSATADRSRIAGDGRDLAFVTVDVVDSQRRIAPRAKMPIRFRVEGPGELVATDNGDPTDLTAFPSATRAAFNGKALAIVRARPGGKGPITLVAEADGLAPTRVVVTATGK, via the coding sequence ATGCGGTTTGATCGGACCATGGGCGCTGGGGAAAGGCTGTCCATCGCCTTCGGGCTGGCGGTGCTTTGGGCATTGCTGGCGACTGCGGCGATCGCGCAAACCGCGGTCGGGCGTGAGCGAATCCGCATCGACGATAATTGGCGTTTCACGCGCGGCGATCCCGCCGGCATGACCACCGATCTTCGCTACGACGTCCGTCCCGTCGTCGAGCGCAGCGCCGATGGTCGCGTCGCCGATGCCGAGCCCGAGGATGCGGTGGCGGTGCGCGCGGGCGACAGCCGTGTGCTCAAGCCGTGGATTTTGCCCACCGCCAACGCCTTTATCGCCGATCCCGCCAAGTGGCATGTCCGCCCCGCAGGCGATCCCGGCAGCGACGTTGCCTATGTCCAGTCGGGGTTCGACGACAGCGCCTGGACCAAGGTAACGCTGCCGCACGACTGGGCGATCGCCGGCCCGTTCATCAAGGACGGCCCTTATGGCGGGATGGGCCGGCTCAAGAGCTGGGGGATCGGCTGGTATCGCAAGACGCTCGACATCCCCGCGCGCGATGCCGGGCGCTCGATCTTCCTCGATGTCGATGGGGCGATGTCCTATGCGACGGTGTGGCTGAACGGTCGGCTCGTGGGCGGCTGGCCTTATGGCTATAATGGCTGGCGGCTTGACCTGACGCCGCATGTCGTGCCCGGTGGACGCAACCAGCTGGCGATCCGGCTCGACAATCCGCCCGAATCGGCGCGCTGGTATCCCGGCGGTGGGCTGTATCGCGACGTGTGGCTGGTGAAGGCCGCGCCGGTGCATGTCGGCCATTGGGGCAGCATCGTGCGCACCCCGAAGGTCGACAAGGCAGCCGCCGAGGTCACGCTGGCGCTGACGATCGACAATGATTCGGACGCGGCGGCGACGGTGGAAGTCGCAAGCGACCTGTATGTGCTGGGGGCCGATGGCCGCCACACCGGTCGTCCGGTCGCGCGCATCGCGGCGGCGCGGCAGCAGGTAGCCGCCAAGGGCTCGGCGCGGTTCGATGGCGCGACGGTGATCGCCAATCCGCGGCTTTGGGGGCCGCCGCCGACGCAGCAGCCCAACCGATATGTCGCGGTGTCGAGCGTTCGCGTCGGCGGGCGTGTCGTCGACAGCTATGAAACGCCGTTCGGGGTGCGCGACATCGAATTCGCTGGGCCGCGCGGGGTGATCGTCAATGGCCAGCCGGTGCGGCTGAACGGGGTGAACAACCACCATGATCTCGGCGCATTGGGGGCGGCGTTCAACGTGCGCGCCGCCGAACGCCAGCTCGAAATCCTGCGCGAAATGGGGGTCAATGCGATCCGCATGAGCCACAATCCGCCCGCGCCCGAACTGCTCGACCTCACCGACCGGATGGGGTTCCTGGTGATCGACGAGGTGTTCGATTCGTGGGAGCGCAAGAAGACCCCGCTCGATTTCCACCTGATCTTCCCCGATTGGCACGAGGCCGATCTGCGGTCGATGCTGCGCCGCGACCGCAACCACCCCTCGATCATGTTGTGGAGCGTCGGCAACGAGGTAGGCGAGCAATATACCGGCGAGGAGGGCGCGGCGATCGCGCGCAAGCTGGTCGGCATCGTCCGCGAGGAGGATACCCGCCCAGCCACCAGCGCGATGAATTATGCCAAGCCCGACATGCCGATGCCCGCCGAGATGGACGTCATTAACATCAACTATCAGGGCTCGGGTATCCGCACCTTGCCCGGCCAATATCCCGCGTTCCGCGCGAAATTCCCCGACAAGGTGATCTTCGAGAGCGAAAGCGCGTCGGCGCTGAGCAGCCGCGGCGAATACCTGTTCCCGGTGTCGGGCAGCGTCAGCGGGCCGGTGCGGCCGGGATCGGGGGGCGATCCGGTGACGCATCACGTCAGCGCCTATGAGCTCCACGCGTCCGATTTCGGATCGTCGGCCGATCGCGAATTTTCGGCGATCGACCAGAACCCCGATGTCGCGGGCGAGTTCGTCTGGACCGGCTTCGACTATCTCGGCGAGCCGACGCCTTATTATACCTCGCGCAGCTCCTATTCGGGGATCGTCGACCTGGCGGGGTTCCGCAAGGATCGCTTCTATCTCTATCAGGCGCGCTGGCGCCCCGACCTCAAATTCGCGCATATCCTGCCGCATTGGACCTGGCCGGGGCGCGAGGGCGAGGTGACGCCGGTGCATGTGTTCAGTTCCGCCGACGAAGCCGAATTGTTCGTCAATGGCGAGTCGCAGGGGCGGATCAAGCGCGCCCCCTTTGCCTATCGCTTCCGCTGGGACTTCGTGACCTATCAGCCGGGCGTGCTGCAGGTGGTGACGTGGAAGGAGGGCAAGCCCTGGGCCGACGCCAGTGTCGAGACGGTGGGGGAGGCGAGTGCCTTGTCTGCCACCGCCGATCGGTCGCGGATTGCGGGCGATGGCCGTGACCTCGCCTTCGTCACCGTCGATGTCGTCGATTCGCAGCGCCGGATCGCGCCGCGCGCCAAGATGCCGATCCGCTTCCGCGTCGAGGGGCCGGGTGAACTGGTCGCGACCGACAATGGCGACCCGACCGACCTGACCGCTTTCCCCTCCGCCACCCGCGCCGCCTTCAACGGCAAGGCGCTTGCGATCGTCCGCGCCCGCCCCGGCGGCAAGGGGCCGATCACCCTGGTTGCCGAAGCCGATGGGCTGGCACCGACCCGCGTCGTCGTGACGGCGACCGGCAAATGA